TTCATAAGCTGCTAGGTTTTGTTGATAGGATTATTTGTAGTATCTTCTGATATTGTGTAGGTAATGccgattgaaaaaaaaaaagatgaagttGTATCCATAGCTAATATCTATATGTTCCTTTAGTGGCATGTTGGGATCGTTGGAAAATTGCATGAGAAAATGCATAGTACGGCAATCACTGCTACTCCCTctggtttaaaattttttacGTTTTAAACAATGTTAATATTTTCTAACGTTTCAAACAAAGGCACTAGTCTCCAAAGGATATATTTAGCTACAATTTTCTATTATAACctatacaataaataaaaaatatttatttttattgtagtacttttcaaaactaattaatctatatatgttgttctagtgcCTTTaactaaattaaataaatagttttatatagttttatagTAATTGATAGTCAAAGTTCAAAATATTCGACCTCAAGCTTTTCCAGAGCGTCCAGAGAATATTGAAAACGTAAGTAGGACATGCCACTTGGATCTCACCATAGAATGAAGCGTGTCTGTCAGGTTGGCTTCACCACTACATACTTTTTAAGTAGTAAAGATAAAGATGCTAAGATTTGTGCACTGTGAAAGTTTTGTATGTAGTTTTGGGTTTTTTTGATTGTTTGCCgagataaaaatattgtttctttccttgtaACCGAAAATCCCTTTTATAAATGTAATCTATTTCCATATATTTCACCCATGTACGGCTCGGTCCCCACCACCGTAAAAAGCTAGATCgtgtagtcgtcgtcgtcgtctcgtcgaAAGGTTGGTGGGCATGGACCTCTCCtcgtcgttggcggcggcggcgtcggcgtcggcggcgtcacTGTCGTTGGCCAAGGCGGTGGACACCTACAGAAAGGCGGTCGGCACGGCGGCCACGCTGACGGCCTACACCGTGCTGGCGCGTGGCATGGCGAGGGAGCTCGTGCCGCACGACCtgcgcgcggcggtggcatgGGCGGCGTCGCTCGTCCGCGCCCGCTTCGAGCCCCGCCCCGCGGAGCGCCGCACCGTCATCATccggcgccgcgacggccgcgacggcgacccGTACGGCCGCGGCCACGAGAACCGCGTCTTCGCTGACGCCCACTCGTACCTCGCCACCAAGATCAACCACCGGTCCATGACCCGGTTCTGCCTCAGCGGCGGCGCCTcaggcggcgagcgacgcgcgcGGAGCAGCGTCGTGATCTCCATGGTTCCCGGCGACTCGATGACCGACGTGTTCGAGGGCGTGGAGTTCACGTGGACCTCCGTTCCCGGcgagggcgggggcggcggcgggagatcgaacggcggcggcacggcggcggagtcggACTCGAGGGAGCTCAGCTTCGACGCGGAGCACACGGACACGGCGCTCGACAGGTACGTGCCCTTCATCAGGGACGAGGTggagcgggcgcggcggcgcgaccgcGAGCTGGAGATCAGCATGAACGAGGGCTCGTCGTGGAACGGCATCGTGCACCACCACCCGGCCACGTTCGACACGGTCGCCATGGATCCGGCCCTCAAGAAGCAGTTCGATTTTAataaaagtcaaaacatcttataaccttaAACGAGGAAGTACCTTATAAATGACATGTGAAAACGGAAAGATATCCACTTGAGGGATGAATAGTGTTTCCCATGCCAATGAGGCAACGACGTTTGTTGTTTGTGAGTCCAGGAGAAGGAGAAGCTGACGCTGTCCGG
The sequence above is drawn from the Oryza glaberrima chromosome 10, OglaRS2, whole genome shotgun sequence genome and encodes:
- the LOC127785836 gene encoding AAA-ATPase At5g17760-like produces the protein MDLSSSLAAAASASAASLSLAKAVDTYRKAVGTAATLTAYTVLARGMARELVPHDLRAAVAWAASLVRARFEPRPAERRTVIIRRRDGRDGDPYGRGHENRVFADAHSYLATKINHRSMTRFCLSGGASGGERRARSSVVISMVPGDSMTDVFEGVEFTWTSVPGEGGGGGGRSNGGGTAAESDSRELSFDAEHTDTALDRYVPFIRDEVERARRRDRELEISMNEGSSWNGIVHHHPATFDTVAMDPALKKQFDFNKSQNILEKEKLTLSGLLNFIDGLWSTSGEERVIVFTTNYRERLDPALLRPGRMDKHVYMGHCGWDAFTTLARNYFLVDDHPLFPEIRRLISQAEVTPAEVSEMLLRSEDAGAALAGLAEFLEVKKKKMNQAAV